The genomic region CGAGTTGCAGACTCCGATCCGGACTGAGACCGGCTTTTCGGGATTAGCTCACTCTCGCGAGTTGGCAACCCTTTGTACCGGCCATTGTAGCACGTGTGTAGCCCTACTCGTAAGGGCCATGATGACTTGACGTCGTCCCCACCTTCCTCCGGTTTGTCACCGGCAGTCTCCTTAGAGTTCCCGGCATTACCCGCTGGCAAATAAGGACAAGGGTTGCGCTCGTTACGGGACTTAACCCAACATTTCACAACACGAGCTGACGACAGCCATGCAGCACCTGTCTCTGCGTTCCCGAAGGCACCAAGTGATCTCTCACAAGTTCGCAGGATGTCAAGAGTAGGTAAGGTTCTTCGCGTTGCATCGAATTAAACCACATGCTCCACCGCTTGTGCGGGCCCCCGTCAATTCATTTGAGTTTTAACCTTGCGGCCGTACTCCCCAGGCGGTCGACTTATCGCGTTAACTTCGCCACAAAGTGCGCTAGGCACCCAACGGCTGGTCGACATCGTTTACGGCGTGGACTACCAGGGTATCTAATCCTGTTTGCTACCCACGCTTTCGCACCTCAGTGTCAGTGTCAGTCCAGAAGGCCGCCTTCGCCACTGGTATTCCTCCCGATCTCTACGCATTTCACCGCTACACCGGGAATTCTACCTTCCTCTCCTGCACTCTAGCTTGACAGTTCCGGATGCCGTTCCCAGGTTGAGCCCGGGGCTTTCACAACCGGCTTATCAAGCCACCTACGCGCGCTTTACGCCCAGTAATTCCGATTAACGCTTGCACCCTCCGTATTACCGCGGCTGCTGGCACGGAGTTAGCCGGTGCTTCTTCTGCGAGTGATGTCTTTCCTAGGGGGTATTAACCCCTAGGCGTTCTTCCTCGCTGAAAGTGCTTTACAACCCGAGGGCCTTCTTCACACACGCGGCATGGCTGGATCAGGGTTGCCCCCATTGTCCAATATTCCCCACTGCTGCCTCCCGTAGGAGTTCGGGCCGTGTCTCAGTCCCGATGTGGCTGATCATCCTCTCAGACCAGCTACGGATCGTTGCCTTGGTGAGCCATTACCTCACCAACTAGCTAATCCGACATAGGCTCATCCAATAGCGGGAGCCGGAGCCCCCTTTCTCCCGTAGGACGTATGCGGTATTAGCCTGGGTTTCCCCAGGTTATCCCCCACTACCGGGCAGATTCCTATGCATTACTCACCCGTCCGCCGCTCGTCAGCATCTAGCAAGCTAGACCTGTTACCGCTCGACTTGCATGTGTTAGGCCTGCCGCCAGCGTTCAATCTGAGCCATGATCAAACTCTTCAGTTTAAAATCATTGTGATGCTTACCTGTCACTCGAAAGCAACAGAAGCGCATCAAACTTGGCTCAAGGTTCAAACGAATTCGAAAGATTCGAAAATCTTTCTTGTGCGCTTGCCTTGATATTTGGTGATTTATCACCCTCATCGGCAAGCGCCCACATGAATTACCTGATCAAATTGTTAAAGAGCTGTTTCGCTGTGTTGGCTCGATGACTTGAACCGTGTTGCCTCAGCGAGGAAGGCGTATTCTACGCATTTCCTGGTGATTGTCAACCGCTGTTTTCAGTGACTGAATTCAGCGAACGAGGCGAGCCAAACAACTGCTCTAACCTACTGACAAACCGAAGGTTTTCACCTTCATGCACCGCTGGTAACGCTTGGCGTCCCCGGCAGCGGATGCGTACTTTACGGATTCGCGGCCGGGTTGGCAAGGGCTTTTGTAAAATAAGCTGTAATAAAAAAGCGGCAGACGATGCCCAGGGGCAAGTCCGCCGCAAACCACCGATCAGTACCCTGACCAGAGAGTGCCTGGTAAACGCCTAAGCTTAAATCTCGAAGCCTAAGCCAAAATCATCGCTTGAAATGGCCATTAAACTGCCCGCGCCCGCTTGGATCATTGCAGCGTGTGCTTTGGTACGTGGCAACAGGCGCTGGTAGTAGAAGCGTGCGGTATTGAGCTTAGCGGCATAAAATGCTTTTTCTTCTCCCTCTAAAGAGGAAGAGGCCTTTTTAGCAGCAAGAGCAAATAGATAAGCAACCGCGACGTAACCTGAGTACATCAGGTAATCAACACTTGCAGCACCCACTTCCTCACGGTCCTGCATGGCCTTCATGCCCACCCCCATCGTTAGCTCGCCCCACTCGGCGTTCAACTTGGCTAGCGGTTCGATAAACTCTTTAAGGGCCGGGTTGTCTGCCTCTGTCTTGCAAAACTTATGAATCTCTTTGGTGAACACTTTAAGCGTCTCACCCTGACTCATCAGCACTTTACGACCTAAAAGGTCTAGCGCCTGAATTCCCGTGGTGCCTTCATAGAGCCGTGTAATGCGCGCATCGCGAACAAGCTGCTCCATGCCCCATTCTTTAATGAAGCCGTGACCACCAAAAATCTGTACGCCCTCATTAGTACACTCAAAGCCCACCTCGGTGAGGAAAGCTTTCACAATAGGGGTTAATAGACCCAGCAATGTCTCGGCACGATCACGCTCTTCACCCGGCTGCCCATGCTCAACGGTATCAAGCATTTGAGCGGTGTAGAGCACCAGCATACGACCACCCTCAGAAAATGCTTTCTGGGTGAGGAGCATGCGACGCACATCGGGATGCACGATAATCGGGTCCGCTGCCTTTTCTGGCGCTTTAGCACCAGACAACGCACGCATTTGCAAACGGTCGCGGGCATAGCTTAGCGAGTTCTGAAAGCTGGCCTCCATCAAGCCTAGCCCTTGAATGCCCACACCAAGACGCGCAGCGTTCATCATGGTGAACATGCACGCTAAGCCTTTATTAGGCGGCCCTACTAAATAGCCGATAGCGCCAT from Halomonas sp. 7T harbors:
- a CDS encoding acyl-CoA dehydrogenase C-terminal domain-containing protein; the encoded protein is MPSYQAPLRDLRFVADEMFDYPSHYASLANGDDASPDIVNAVLEEGARFAREVLLPLNQSGDEEGCLLEGGDVKAPKGFKEAYQQYVEGGWPSLAADPEQGGQGLPHSLAMMLSEMICATNLAWGMYPGLSHGAADALRHHGTDEQKAAYLTKLVEGVWTGTMCLTESHCGTDLGLIKTRAVPTDNDAYTITGTKIFISAGDHNLAENIVHLVLAKLPDAPEGSKGISLFVVPKFLPDAQNNPGERNGVSCGSLEHKMGIHGNATCVMNFDGAIGYLVGPPNKGLACMFTMMNAARLGVGIQGLGLMEASFQNSLSYARDRLQMRALSGAKAPEKAADPIIVHPDVRRMLLTQKAFSEGGRMLVLYTAQMLDTVEHGQPGEERDRAETLLGLLTPIVKAFLTEVGFECTNEGVQIFGGHGFIKEWGMEQLVRDARITRLYEGTTGIQALDLLGRKVLMSQGETLKVFTKEIHKFCKTEADNPALKEFIEPLAKLNAEWGELTMGVGMKAMQDREEVGAASVDYLMYSGYVAVAYLFALAAKKASSSLEGEEKAFYAAKLNTARFYYQRLLPRTKAHAAMIQAGAGSLMAISSDDFGLGFEI